In the Panthera leo isolate Ple1 chromosome C2, P.leo_Ple1_pat1.1, whole genome shotgun sequence genome, tatcatttatcattctttaccacttttctcattttgcattgAGGAGTGGATGCACATTATCTGTGTTGTTAAGGCTGCAGAGACGCTCCACCTTTTATAGATTTATTGGCCACCTACAGTTTTCCTTAAATGACTAGCCGCTTACGACCTTTGCCCCTTTACCTACTGAGgtgttcatttttaactttttgatttgtaagagttctttatattataAGGAGTCTAACACTTTGTCACATATAGAGTAcaattttaagttgatttttcttttggaattaatGTTTAACAGTAATTTTAATatagaataaataattaattgtaatgtttaatttcttaagtaggctccacgcccgatgcagagcccaaagtggggcttgaactcacaaccctgagatcaagacctcagctgagatcaagagtcagatgcttaaccgactgggccacccaggcacccctgtaatgtCTAATGTCTattaataaaaaactttaaaatttttatggagcacctgggtgccttagtcagttgagaatctgactcttgatttcatctcaggtcatgatcccagggtcatgggtcgagccccatgtcagtctctatgctgagcatggaggctgctgattctctctctctctctctctctctctctctctctctgtctttttctctgagccccttctcccccactcatgctaacattaaaaaaaaaacttaaaaaaatttaaatataattaagttcttcacctttttaaaatgattcttgCTCTGGCATTATTTATAGGAATACTTGAACAACTTCAGCATCATAGGAATTCAGCAAGGAATGTTAGTAATAACAGTAAAATTACTAATAATCAttaccatttattatttactatgtaTCAGACACTCTACATACTTTATTCTATTTAATACAATAAACCTATGACataattattattcccattctacaggtcaggaaactgaggctcaagaagACAGAGTAACTGCCCATCGTCATGTAACTTACAAGTGTTGGAGCTGAAGTTCAGTCACTTAGTTATGTACAAATTCTGGACTTTGTCAGCAGATGAGTAGACCTGGGTccccatcccagctctgctatGCTGGCTGCGATACCTGTGTATGTGCCTTCACCCCCTGAGCCTTAATGTCACCTATAAAATTTGTTTAACAATAACCCTCTCATAGAGTTGTTGAGGTatttaaatgaggaaaaggagaTGTCATATGGCTGGCACCAAGTGACAGCCAACAAAAGAAAatccaccacctccccccctttGCTGGGGCCCCTTATtacttttttccctcccctctctttggggaggggtggggcaggattggagaggagagaaagggtaAACTAGCTCCTGCAGTGAGGTGCAGAGGTTGGAAGCCCAAGTCCGGCTCGTCTAAGTAAGGAACAGAGCAAGGTGAAGTGCCACCTAAGAGAGATCCCACCCAGGGAGTGGCTCAGATGCTTCCAGCACACACATAGGCCTTTTTGTgtgtgggaggcaggggtggagcTGGATCAGAAAGATCTCACCACAGCTTGGAAGCAGTCACCTCGCTTGTGAGGAGAGCCCTGGGAGGTTGCCTCTCATCTGCCAGCTCTTGTTCTGTTGGCCCCAACATACACACAGAGACCATGGGTACCCTCGAGGGACACTTGCTGCCGGGGATATGCCTCCTCATCTTTTCTCTCCACTACTCAGTGATGGTGTCCTTGGCCCTACTACGGGGACAGAGGTTTCTCAAACCCCCTCTAACCCCAAAGGAGAAGCGAGGACACAGGTGGTGGCAGCTGGTACCTGTGGAAGGGATGATGAAGGTGGCCATCTCCCTGACTGGCATCATAACCGAGTTCTTCTACCCCCCAGGAGTAAACCGGATGATGATGGTAGACTGGGAGGACCCTCGGCGGCCATTTGTGTTCTATGACAACTGGTATCACGTCACCATGTATGGGTTTTTCACGCTCAGTGGCGTGGTGGACATCGTGAGCCGGGCGTGTCAGGCGCAGCAGAACGTGAAGCTGGAGCGAGCAGCTGAGGCCCTGGCCTTCTGTGTGCTGGTCCTGCTGATGGCATGTCACCTGGAGAACAAGGGCACCCTGGAGGTCCGCACGCACCTGCTGTTCGTGGCGCCCACCTTCCTGGTTACCCTGGTGCTCACCATGGAAGTCTGGGTCCCTGACCAACCCACGCTCTGGGTGCTGAAGACCTGGATGGGGCTGGTGCTCAGCACATGGATGCTGCAGCTGTGTGTGCTGATGTACGTTCCTCCCTCCGGGCAGCCCTGGAGGGCAGAAAACCCTGGCGACCTCGCCTTCCTCCTCATCTTCTTCTGCTGGCACCTGGGCTTCGGGGCTATCGTGCTGGCCGCTGTCTATGGCCTCTGCAGCCTCTGGCACCATCGCATCTCCTCTTGGAGGGAAGTCCCACGTGCCAAGTACCAGCTGTGTCCCAGAAGCTACAGCAGCGAAGAGCTGGAGAAGCTCGGGACAGAGGCCATGCTGCAGGATGGGGGCATCTAGGTACAGAATCTTTGTGCTATGCCTTTCGTCACGAGAGTTTTGAGGGTACCCACTGTGCGCAGAGCACAGAAATGTGCTGGGATCTACAAGGTGGCTTTCTGTCACAGGAGCCACCTTCCTTGTTCCTAAATAAACCTTTCAGTTCCTGGGATTACTTCACTCTGTCGCTTTGTTCTCTCCAGGTCTGCCTCTTTTCCTGCCTCACTGCCTCACTGCTCCGCATGGTTCCTGACCGTGGACTTGTGTGGAGTGAGAACAAGGAGGTGGCTTTTCTCTCACAGAGGAAATAGAGGGAGATGGAGGGCCTCTGGGGACCCAGGGGGGGTTCCATCCATTGGAGGCAGAGCTAGCTGGCTTAGTGTGTGCCTGCAGCTAGAGTATTTAAATGTGCGAAAGAGAAGAGGTCCATTTTTGCATAATGGTGAggacttctgtttctcttcatttttctgctttctttacaCTAAGCATGGCAGGATGATGAACTTGTTTCCTTGttgctatagttatttttaatctaCACGGAATGAGGCTACATCTGCCTTCTGAgggggaagtggggaaggggtgacaGTCAACTTAGCAGGGGCTCAAGTCtgagagaaaggaggcagaagagCAAGGAAGTCCCAAAGGAAACAAGGATGACCgaaatataattttaaggtgTTCAGGTTTTGCTGGGATGTAAAACTCCATTGTTCCTACCCTTTCAGTAACGTCTGTGATGCAAGTATATGCGTGTCTTGTGTGAGTGATTTTGGAGCCAGACCAAAGAGAAGGCTCAGATGTCAGTTGGTAGGAGCAGAAGGGGAAGAATGGCTATGAGATGTGGGGTGCAAACCGTCTTCAGTGGTTCTGAAGATGCAGAACTCAGAGCTGAGAGGAAACGGGAAATGTCAGCCCCTGGAATTTGCAGAAATTTCTAGCCAGCCATTGAGCTTCTCCCAGAATGAGGAGAGAAGGTGCTGGTAAATCCATACACTCAGTAAGACATATGAaagcaaattttataaaaacGCTTATCCCTGGGTACAACTAGATATCCACTGCTTCTGCTAGCATGAGCCTGCGTATGTCAGACAGATAAATCCAGCATCTGGAAATGtgaagaggcaggaagaagagaTGGGGTGCTGGCCGTAGATGTGGAGAAAGGACCAGAGAGAAAAGCTCCCTCTCATGAAGCAGCTGCAGCGACACCACCTCTCGTGCAGTTAGAAATGCTGTCCTCAGAGACTAAAAAGCTGTAAGAAGCATAGAGAGGTGTTTGCATTTGCAAGATGGAAGACAGGCTGCACATTGTCATCTGAAATGTCACCGGACACTCCCTAAAGAAATAGTGTGTGGGAGCATGGCAAATAGGCTCCAGAAACTCCAGGATGAGAGcttgaggcagggaagggagccaGGGGAGGGTCTGGCAACTCACCCTGGCAGGGTTTGGAGGGGAGGAACACTCTGGATCTAGAGGAAGAGAAATGTGTCCTGCAGCAGCTGGAACCAGGCCAGCCCCAGGTTCCATCCCAGCAAAGCAGGAGCCAACCTAAGGAAAGGCCAGCacctttccttctgtccccaccctAAAAATCCCAGAAGCAGAGCCAAATTTACCCTGAAGCTAAGATAATAAAGCTTAAGCTTCAGAGCCCCTCACTTTACATCTCCAAACATAAAGCCCTGGGAGGGGCCACAGCAAGGTGTTGATATGATCACTGAAAAATTGCAAAAGTAAGGTATTTctgtattcttcttctttttaaaaaaaatgtttatttttgagagagacagagagacagagtacaagcagggtaggggcagggagaaggagacacagaatccaaagcaggctctgagctggaccaacacagggcttgaactagatgtttaactgactgagccacccaggcacccctgcattctTCTTTTCTAAAGAGGGACCTCCAACTGGTATAAGCTGTAGGCTCCACAAAACCTAGCTTTGCCTCCACCCTGAAGATTTCACAGTTTTACTTTCAAGATGCCTTATAATAAACATCTCTTTGCCCTTTAGTAGGACATTCCTTAGTTGAGGGTAATGGTAAGACTCTATCTCCTTTAACTTGGAAACAAGAAGCTTAAAATGCTAATGACCTCACCAACTAATTGAAAACCACCTGCTAAAGCATAATCCATCAGTCAACAAATCCCTCAGTCACCTGTGATCAGATGCTTGGCCTGATTTAATAAAGAGGAATTCGACATCTAGAAGACTGGTGCCTGAGGGAGAGGCGGGCAGTGATTTACAGAGGTGGGTCCTGCTTATCTTCATTTGTGCTGGGAGGTGGCACGGGTTGCCCTGCACATTTGGCCCTTGCCCAGTGTattagtcagtgttctccagagaaacagaaccaatgggatATGGATAGatcaaaattttttaagaattggtCTATGAGATTGTGAGGGTTAGCAAGTCCAAAACAGATAGGGCAGGCCAGCAGCCCAGACACCCGAGGAAGAGTTAATGTTGCCATCTTGAGTCTGAAGGCAGACCGCCTTCTTGCTTAACGCACCTCAATCTTGTCTtttaagaccttcaactgattggatgagacccacccatattaaggagggcaatctgcttattcaaaatctacagatttatgggtttttttaaattttcatttatttattttgagagggagagagagtatgtgtgtgtgcatgtgagcaggggagggacagagagagatggggagagagaatcccaagcaggctccatgctgtcagtgcagaacctgatgtggggcttgaacccacaaaccctgagatgatgacctgagctgagatcaagagtttgtcgcttaactgacggagccacccaggtgccccccaaagtctactgatttaaatgttaatcagatcctgaggtgcctgggtggctccatcagttaagcatccgactttgactcaggttgtgatctcatggcttgtgagtttgggccctacatcaggctctgtgctgacagctgggagtctggagcctgcttcagattctgtgtctccctctctctctgctcctcccatgttttcacacacacacacacacacacacactctctctctctctctctctctctctctcaaaaataaataaaacattaaaaagtaataatataataaataatataataaaagttaATTAGATCTAAAAAATACTGGCACAAAGCCACATCTAAACCAGTGTCTGACCAAATAACTGAGTGCCGTGGCCTAGTCagactgacacataaaattaaccatcatgcTCAGCATATTGGAACATGGCCACCTAAACATAATTTATGTCAACTATGTTTGTTGTTACTTTAGAGACCTTCCAAAGTAATAATagtaacttcattttattttttttttactttttaaaagtttttatttatttattttgagagagagaaagagtgtgtgtgtgtgcatgcgtgcacacgcagagaagggaaagagagagcgaaaatcccaagcagactccacgctgtcagtgcatagctggacatagggctcca is a window encoding:
- the LOC122230105 gene encoding transmembrane epididymal protein 1A-like, coding for MGTLEGHLLPGICLLIFSLHYSVMVSLALLRGQRFLKPPLTPKEKRGHRWWQLVPVEGMMKVAISLTGIITEFFYPPGVNRMMMVDWEDPRRPFVFYDNWYHVTMYGFFTLSGVVDIVSRACQAQQNVKLERAAEALAFCVLVLLMACHLENKGTLEVRTHLLFVAPTFLVTLVLTMEVWVPDQPTLWVLKTWMGLVLSTWMLQLCVLMYVPPSGQPWRAENPGDLAFLLIFFCWHLGFGAIVLAAVYGLCSLWHHRISSWREVPRAKYQLCPRSYSSEELEKLGTEAMLQDGGI